The Trypanosoma brucei gambiense DAL972 chromosome 10, complete sequence genome has a segment encoding these proteins:
- a CDS encoding protein kinase, putative: protein MSSTDAMIGRVCRTFGEAFAKDEATAKEQKKKYWIKRVLGSGATGTVLCAKRTSDGETFAVKVVDLEGMNEGDKNRAQAEVHCLMNCDFFSILKCHEDFAKKDPQNEVNVLMIALVLDYANAGDLRQEIKSRAKASRAFREHEAGLLFIQVLLALHHVHSRHMIHRDIKSANILLCSNGLIKLGDFGFTKMYSATVSDDVGKTFCGTPYYVAPEIWRRKPYSKKADLFSLGVLLYELLTLRRPFDGESMRDVMNRTLSGQYDPLPPETSPEMAEIVSLLLSSDPKQRPCSGKLLDMPICKLFMSGLLEIVQTQPAFEGPLRDVIPSDIRNIKQLLRAEKRSIVNQMDESYSAAISTAVLEGATSCSGLGDVTLYEGIIKKQSSDMSWKRRYLCIRAELENGEDLSVGKLPKFKSLHLVLAISKDTLQRQCIATPFTDLEDVFPVPSKYTGSNAPNVFAVVFVGGSRLLFQARGAPERDAWMQKIQEVLGIGDAE, encoded by the coding sequence ATGTCGTCAACGGATGCAATGATTGGACGTGTGTGCCGCACCTTCGGTGAGGCTTTCGCAAAAGACGAAGCCACAGCGAAagagcagaagaagaaatatTGGATTAAACGGGTTCTGGGttcaggtgccaccggtaCGGTGTTGTGTGCCAAACGGACGTCCGATGGTGAAACGTTTGCAGTGAAGGTTGTGGACTTGGAAGGTATGAACGAAGGAGACAAAAACCGCGCACAGGCTGAGGTACACTGTTTGATGAACTGTGATTTCTTTTCAATCCTGAAGTGCCATGAGGACTTTGCGAAGAAGGATCCACAGAATGAGGTGAATGTGCTGATGATAGCACTGGTGCTCGACTACGCAAATGCTGGAGACCTCCGGCAGGAAATCAAAAGCCGTGCAAAAGCTTCACGCGCATTCCGTGAGCATGAGGCTGGGTTGTTGTTCATTCAGGTTCTCCTTGCACTTCATCATGTACACTCGCGGCATATGATCCATCGTGATATCAAGTCAGCGAACATCCTCCTGTGCAGCAACGGCCTAATAAAGCTTGGAGACTTTGGATTCACCAAAATGTATTCTGCGACAGTCTCTGATGATGTTGGAAAGACGTTCTGTGGTACGCCATATTACGTTGCACCGGAGATTTGGCGTCGGAAACCATACAGCAAGAAAGCCGACTTGTTCTCTCTTGGTGTCCTCTTATATGAACTGTTGACACTCAGGCGTCCGTTTGATGGGGAGAGTATGCGTGACGTGATGAATAGAACCCTGAGCGGACAGTACGATCCGTTACCACCTGAAACGAGTCCCGAGATGGCTGAaattgtttcccttttgttgagCAGTGATCCTAAGCAGCGACCTTGCAGTGGGAAGTTGTTGGATATGCCCATCTGCAAACTGTTTATGTCTGGTTTGCTTGAGATTGTGCAAACACAACCAGCATTTGAAGGTCCACTACGTGACGTGATTCCTTCCGATATCCGTAACATTAAGCAACTACTACGAGCTGAGAAAAGAAGCATTGTAAATCAAATGGATGAATCGTACAGTGCCGCGATATCCACTGCGGTACTGGAGGGTGCAACTTCCTGCAGTGGCCTTGGTGACGTGACACTGTATGAGGGTataataaagaaacagaGTAGTGACATGTCATGGAAGCGACGATACCTGTGCATCCGTGCTGAGCTCGAGAATGGTGAGGACCTTAGTGTTGGGAAGCTTCCGAAGTTTAAGAGTCTTCACCTTGTGCTTGCCATTTCAAAAGACACTTTGCAACGGCAGTGTATTGCCACTCCATTCACGGACCTGGAGGATGTATTCCCGGTGCCGAGCAAGTATACCGGCTCCAACGCTCCTAACGTGTTCGCTGTTGTGTTTGTCGGAGGTTCACGTCTTCTTTTTCAAGCCCGCGGTGCTCCTGAGCGTGATGCATGGATGCAGAAAATACAGGAGGTTCTTGGCATTGGTGATGCTGAGTGA
- a CDS encoding (OTHER) NEK family, HsNEK1-like, protein MSSTDAMIGRVCRTFGEAFAKDEATAKEQKKKYWIKRVLGSGATGTVLCAKRTSDGETFAVKVVDLEGMNEGDKNRAQAEVHCLMNCDFFSILKCHEDFAKKDPQNEVNVLMIALVLDYANAGDLRQEIKSRAKTSRAFREHEAGLLFIQVLLALHHVHSRHMIHRDIKSANILLCSNGLIKLGDFGFTKMYSATVSDDVGKTFCGTPYYVAPEIWRRKPYSKKADLFSLGVLLYELLTLRRPFDGESMRDVMNRTLSGQYDPLPPETSPEMAEIVSLLLSSDPKQRPCSGKLLDMPICKLFMSGLLEIVQTQPAFEGPLRDVIPSDIRNIKQLLRAEKRSIVNQMDESYSAAISTAVLEGATPCSGLGDVTLYEGIIKKQSSDMSWKRRYLCIRAELENGEDLSVGKLPKFKSLHLVLAISKDTLQRQCIATPFTDLEDVFPVPSKYTGSNAPNVFAVAFKAGRRLLFQARSPAKRDAWMQKIQEVLGL, encoded by the coding sequence ATGTCGTCAACGGATGCAATGATTGGGCGTGTGTGCCGCACCTTCGGTGAGGCTTTCGCAAAAGACGAAGCCACAGCGAAagagcagaagaagaaatatTGGATTAAACGGGTTCTGGGttcaggtgccaccggtaCGGTGTTGTGTGCCAAACGGACGTCCGATGGTGAAACGTTTGCAGTGAAGGTTGTGGACTTGGAAGGTATGAACGAAGGAGACAAAAACCGCGCACAGGCTGAGGTACACTGTTTGATGAACTGTGATTTCTTTTCAATCCTGAAGTGCCATGAGGACTTTGCGAAGAAAGATCCACAGAATGAGGTGAATGTGCTGATGATAGCACTGGTGCTCGACTACGCAAATGCTGGAGACCTCCGGCAGGAAATCAAAAGCCGTGCAAAAACATCACGCGCATTCCGTGAGCATGAGGCTGGGTTGTTGTTCATTCAGGTTCTCCTTGCACTTCATCATGTACACTCGCGGCATATGATCCATCGTGATATCAAGTCAGCGAACATCCTCCTGTGCAGCAACGGCCTAATAAAGCTTGGAGACTTTGGATTCACCAAAATGTATTCTGCGACAGTCTCTGATGATGTTGGAAAGACGTTCTGTGGTACGCCATATTACGTTGCACCGGAGATTTGGCGTCGGAAACCATACAGCAAGAAAGCCGACTTGTTCTCTCTTGGTGTCCTCTTATATGAACTGTTGACACTCAGGCGTCCGTTTGATGGGGAGAGTATGCGTGACGTGATGAATAGAACCCTGAGCGGACAGTACGATCCGTTACCACCTGAAACGAGTCCCGAGATGGCTGAaattgtttcccttttgttgagCAGTGATCCTAAGCAGCGACCTTGCAGTGGGAAGTTGTTGGATATGCCCATCTGCAAACTGTTTATGTCTGGTTTGCTTGAGATTGTGCAAACACAACCAGCATTTGAAGGTCCACTACGTGACGTGATTCCTTCCGATATCCGTAACATTAAGCAACTACTACGAGCTGAGAAAAGAAGCATTGTAAATCAAATGGATGAATCGTACAGTGCCGCGATATCCACTGCGGTACTGGAGGGTGCAACTCCCTGCAGTGGCCTTGGTGACGTGACACTGTATGAGGGTataataaagaaacagaGTAGTGACATGTCATGGAAGCGACGATACCTGTGCATCCGTGCTGAGCTCGAGAATGGTGAGGACCTTAGTGTTGGGAAGCTTCCGAAGTTTAAGAGTCTTCACCTTGTGCTTGCCATTTCAAAAGACACTTTGCAACGGCAGTGTATTGCCACTCCATTCACGGACCTGGAGGATGTATTCCCGGTGCCGAGCAAGTATACCGGCTCCAACGCTCCTAACGTGTTCGCTGTTGCTTTCAAGGCAGGGAGGCGTCTTCTTTTTCAAGCCCGTAGCCCTGCTAAGCGTGATGCATGGATGCAGAAAATACAGGAGGTTCTTGGATTGTAA
- a CDS encoding (OTHER) NEK family, HsNEK1-like — translation MPICKLFMSGLLEIVQTQPAFEGPLRDVIPSDIRNIKQLLRAEKRSIVKQMDESYSAAISTAVLEGATPCSGLGDVTLYEGIIKKQSSDMSWKRRYLCIRAELENGEDLSVGKLPKFKSLHLVLAISKDTLQRQCIATPFTDLEDVFPVPSKYTGSNAPNVFAVVFVGGSRLLFQARGTPERDAWMQKIQEVLGIGDAE, via the coding sequence ATGCCCATCTGCAAACTGTTTATGTCTGGTTTGCTTGAGATTGTGCAAACACAACCAGCATTTGAAGGTCCACTACGTGACGTGATTCCTTCCGATATCCGTAACATTAAGCAACTACTACGAGCTGAGAAAAGAAGCATTGTAAAGCAAATGGATGAATCGTACAGTGCCGCGATATCCACTGCGGTACTGGAGGGTGCAACTCCCTGCAGTGGCCTTGGTGACGTGACACTGTATGAGGGTataataaagaaacagaGTAGTGACATGTCATGGAAGCGACGATACCTGTGCATCCGTGCTGAGCTCGAGAATGGTGAGGACCTTAGTGTTGGGAAGCTTCCGAAGTTTAAGAGTCTTCACCTTGTGCTTGCCATTTCAAAAGACACTTTGCAACGGCAGTGTATTGCCACTCCATTCACGGACCTGGAGGATGTATTCCCGGTGCCGAGCAAGTATACCGGCTCCAACGCTCCTAACGTGTTCGCTGTTGTGTTTGTCGGAGGTTCACGTCTTCTTTTTCAAGCCCGCGGCACTCCTGAGCGTGATGCATGGATGCAGAAAATACAGGAGGTTCTTGGCATTGGTGATGCTGAGTGA